A part of Neoarius graeffei isolate fNeoGra1 chromosome 22, fNeoGra1.pri, whole genome shotgun sequence genomic DNA contains:
- the LOC132870442 gene encoding free fatty acid receptor 2-like, which produces MLVSQLLLPVYILTFLIGLPANILAFCTFCRKVHRKPAPIDILLLNLTISDLIFLTFLPFKMKEANDDMIWKMPDYLCPLSSFMFFSTIYTSTLFLTGVSIERFLGVAFPIQYSVYRRPCYAVIASLFFWLVGTLNLSIVYIVPFLPSMNSSDGHSPNWSMRPPSEMKCYNNFSQEQLSILLPVRLEIFVVLFCIPFLTCGFCYINFIQILSHLPHISRRRRLRAIGLALGTLLVFAVCFGPYNASHVVGFVREESENWRELALIFSTLNACLDPIIFYFSSAAVRSAIRGFVKRMKEKSHVLKCNKRQCCPMLVSETEKCRDTLPPNNQSHSLGQLELAGAL; this is translated from the coding sequence ATGTTGGTTAGCCAGCTGCTCTTGCCTGTGTACATCCTTACCTTCCTGATTGGGCTTCCTGCCAACATCCTCGCATTCTGTACCTTCTGCCGCAAAGTCCACCGCAAACCTGCCCCCATTGACATCCTCCTACTGAACCTCACAATCTCTGACCTCATCTTCCTCACCTTCCTGCCCTTCAAAATGAAAGAAGCTAATGATGACATGATTTGGAAGATGCCAGACTACCTGTGCCCCCTCAGCAGCTTTATGTTCTTCTCTACTATTTACACCAGTACATTATTCCTGACAGGAGTTAGCATTGAACGATTCCTGGGTGTTGCTTTTCCAATTCAATACTCTGTTTACCGTCGGCCATGCTACGCTGTGATTGCCAGCCTATTCTTCTGGCTTGTTGGCACCCTGAACCTCAGCATTGTTTACATTGTGCCGTTTTTGCCTTCAATGAACAGCAGCGATGGTCACAGTCCAAACTGGAGTATGAGGCCACCCTCAGAAATGAAATGCTACAATAACTTTAGCCAAGAGCAACTCAGTATTCTGCTACCAGTGCGTCTGGAGATATTTGTGGTGCTCTTCTGCATTCCCTTCCTTACCTGTGGCTTCTGCTacatcaattttattcaaattctcTCCCATTTGCCTCACATCAGTCGGCGCCGCAGGCTAAGGGCTATCGGACTGGCCCTGGGAACTCTGTTGGTGTTTGCTGTGTGTTTCGGACCCTATAATGCCTCACATGTGGTTGGGTTTGTCCGAGAAGAGAGTGAGAATTGGCGAGAACTGGCTTTGATCTTCAGTACTTTAAATGCCTGCCTAGACCCCATTATCTTCTACTTCTCATCTGCAGCAGTACGAAGTGCAATCCGTGGCTTTGTGAAAAGGATGAAGGAGAAAAGTCATGTACTGAAGTGCAATAAGAGGCAGTGTTGCCCTATGCTGGTCTCTGAGACTGAGAAATGTAGAGACACACTTCCACCCAACAACCAGAGCCATTCCTTAGGACAACTGGAATTAGCAGGTGCTCTATAG